Proteins encoded by one window of Swingsia samuiensis:
- the pheS gene encoding phenylalanine--tRNA ligase subunit alpha — protein sequence MADDLDALKNNTLTALSEARDRVQWDAIRVGTLGKSGALTGLLKQLGQLEPEERKARGQALNRLRDELTKAIEERGRELEEEALQARLSSERIDVTLPVSSTKAGAIHPISRTIEEMTAIFGSMGFSVAEGPDVESQWHNFSALNTPDHHPARTEHDTFYLPPKAEGEEPRVLRTQTSGVQIRTMMTQKPPIRIIAPGRTYRADHDATHSPMFHQCEGLVIDRHITLGHLKGCLIEFLRVYFDKPNLPVRFRASYFPFTEPSMEVDIGWSKATGEIGGGSDWLEVLGSGMVHPRVLANCGIDPTEWQGFAFGMGIERLAMLKNGIPDLRSFYESDLRWLRHYGFSALSPATLTEGF from the coding sequence ATGGCTGACGATCTCGACGCGCTGAAAAATAATACTCTAACTGCTCTTTCCGAGGCACGTGATCGTGTGCAATGGGATGCTATACGAGTAGGAACATTAGGGAAATCTGGTGCATTAACTGGTTTGTTAAAACAGTTAGGCCAGCTTGAGCCAGAAGAGCGAAAAGCAAGAGGCCAAGCACTAAACCGCCTTCGTGATGAGTTGACAAAAGCTATTGAAGAGCGCGGTCGAGAACTGGAAGAAGAAGCTTTACAAGCACGCCTGAGTTCTGAACGGATTGATGTGACGCTTCCGGTTAGTTCAACTAAAGCGGGTGCGATTCATCCTATTAGCCGAACCATTGAAGAGATGACGGCTATTTTCGGATCAATGGGTTTTTCTGTTGCAGAAGGCCCTGATGTTGAAAGTCAGTGGCATAACTTTTCGGCCCTTAATACGCCGGATCATCATCCTGCTCGTACAGAGCATGACACTTTCTATTTGCCACCGAAAGCAGAAGGGGAAGAGCCACGCGTTCTTCGAACCCAGACGTCCGGTGTGCAAATCCGTACGATGATGACACAAAAGCCGCCTATTCGTATCATCGCTCCCGGACGCACTTACCGTGCGGACCATGATGCGACGCATTCTCCAATGTTCCATCAATGTGAGGGCTTGGTGATTGATCGGCACATTACGCTTGGTCATCTAAAGGGCTGTTTGATTGAATTTTTAAGAGTTTATTTTGATAAACCGAATTTGCCAGTACGTTTTAGAGCCTCTTATTTTCCTTTTACAGAACCTTCAATGGAAGTGGATATTGGCTGGTCAAAAGCGACAGGTGAAATAGGTGGTGGATCGGATTGGTTAGAGGTTCTGGGTTCTGGAATGGTTCATCCTCGGGTTTTAGCAAATTGTGGGATTGATCCAACAGAATGGCAAGGATTTGCTTTTGGAATGGGGATTGAACGTTTGGCGATGTTAAAAAATGGCATTCCTGACTTACGCTCATTTTACGAAAGTGACCTTCGTTGGTTACGGCATTACGGATTTTCTGCCCTATCTCCTGCGACATTGACGGAGGGATTTTAA
- the rplT gene encoding 50S ribosomal protein L20, whose product MARVKRGVTTHARHKKVLELAKGYRGRSSTNYRIAMERVEKALRYAYRDRRNKKRDFRSLWIQRINAAVREHGLTYSKFINGLDKAGIQIDRKVLAAIAFDDSAAFAEIVKKAQAALG is encoded by the coding sequence ATGGCACGTGTTAAACGGGGCGTAACGACGCACGCCCGTCACAAAAAAGTTCTTGAACTTGCGAAGGGTTATCGCGGTCGTTCGTCTACGAACTATCGTATTGCTATGGAGCGCGTTGAAAAAGCGCTGCGTTATGCATACCGGGACCGTCGTAACAAAAAGCGTGATTTCCGCTCATTGTGGATTCAACGTATTAATGCGGCAGTTCGTGAACACGGTCTGACATATAGCAAGTTTATCAATGGGCTGGATAAAGCTGGAATCCAGATTGACCGTAAGGTTCTTGCTGCAATAGCTTTTGATGATTCTGCTGCATTCGCAGAGATCGTAAAGAAAGCTCAAGCCGCTCTCGGCTAA
- a CDS encoding D-glycero-alpha-D-manno-heptose-1,7-bisphosphate 7-phosphatase, translated as MTYKRDKKSDILTSKKAVFLDRDGVLNVDTGYPHRVKDLVLIKGVEEALSFLRDKGYLLIVVTNQSGVARGMFSVEDVENFHAELQRQLVPKSAQIDAFYMCPYHPEATIKCFKEDHFDRKPNPGMIERAISDFGIDRQQSFLIGDKETDVQAAAAAGIRGYLFDGTDLYSFVQHIFEPYVGSGT; from the coding sequence ATGACATACAAAAGAGATAAAAAAAGCGATATTTTAACAAGTAAAAAAGCCGTTTTCTTAGATCGAGATGGGGTGCTCAATGTTGATACGGGATATCCTCATCGGGTTAAAGACCTCGTATTAATTAAGGGCGTAGAAGAAGCTTTATCATTTTTGAGGGATAAGGGTTATTTACTTATTGTAGTAACGAATCAATCAGGTGTTGCGCGTGGAATGTTTTCTGTTGAAGATGTTGAAAATTTTCATGCAGAATTACAGAGACAGCTAGTCCCGAAGTCGGCACAAATTGATGCTTTTTATATGTGCCCCTATCACCCGGAAGCGACGATTAAGTGTTTTAAAGAAGATCATTTTGATCGAAAGCCCAATCCTGGGATGATTGAGCGCGCTATTTCAGATTTTGGAATAGATCGACAGCAGTCGTTCCTAATAGGGGATAAAGAAACAGACGTGCAGGCTGCCGCCGCAGCAGGCATACGAGGTTATCTTTTTGATGGCACAGATTTATATAGTTTTGTGCAGCATATTTTTGAACCGTATGTCGGTTCAGGTACTTAG
- a CDS encoding SufE family protein yields MTDTFLIPQEDTAAAAIEDINAEMMMFDDWMERYQYIIEMGKKLPEFPLEWQNEQHRVPGCQSQVWLEAEEREGKLYFAGASDATIVQGLVALLLRVYSGRSKEEILKTDPVFLHEMGLVKALSANRGNGVEAMAQAIQKRASV; encoded by the coding sequence GTGACTGATACTTTTCTTATTCCACAAGAAGACACGGCTGCTGCGGCCATAGAAGATATTAATGCAGAAATGATGATGTTTGATGATTGGATGGAAAGGTATCAGTATATTATAGAGATGGGTAAAAAATTACCTGAATTCCCACTTGAATGGCAAAATGAACAGCATCGCGTACCAGGGTGCCAGAGCCAAGTGTGGCTTGAGGCGGAGGAGCGCGAAGGGAAGCTTTATTTTGCTGGGGCTTCGGATGCCACCATCGTACAAGGTTTGGTTGCTTTGCTTTTGCGTGTTTATTCAGGGCGTAGCAAAGAAGAGATTTTAAAGACAGACCCTGTTTTTTTGCATGAAATGGGTTTGGTAAAAGCGCTCTCAGCCAATAGAGGAAATGGTGTTGAGGCTATGGCTCAGGCTATTCAAAAGCGTGCATCTGTTTAA
- the hslV gene encoding ATP-dependent protease subunit HslV, whose product MMSYQNHSYDPVGWHGTTILCVRRGGQVAMAGDGQVSLGQTVIKGNARKVRRIGPQNNILAGFAGATADAFTLLERLESKLERYPGQLERACVELAKDWRTDRYLRRLEAMMAVADEHRSFTLTGNGDVLEPEDGIIAIGSGGNYALSAARALMTVDGLSALEIARRAMKIAGDICVYTNASVTVETLGEEGK is encoded by the coding sequence ATGATGTCTTATCAAAATCATTCGTATGATCCGGTCGGCTGGCACGGCACGACCATCTTATGCGTTCGTCGCGGAGGCCAGGTTGCCATGGCCGGCGATGGGCAGGTTTCACTCGGACAAACGGTTATAAAAGGCAACGCGAGGAAGGTCCGCCGGATAGGGCCTCAGAATAATATTCTGGCAGGGTTTGCCGGAGCAACTGCTGATGCTTTCACGCTTCTTGAGCGCTTAGAATCAAAACTGGAGAGGTATCCCGGTCAGCTTGAACGTGCATGTGTTGAACTTGCAAAGGATTGGCGTACGGATCGGTATCTTCGTCGGTTGGAAGCAATGATGGCGGTTGCAGATGAACATCGGTCGTTTACGCTTACAGGTAATGGTGATGTTCTTGAGCCGGAAGATGGAATTATTGCAATCGGTTCTGGTGGGAATTATGCCCTATCTGCGGCGCGCGCTCTGATGACGGTTGATGGCTTGAGTGCGCTTGAAATTGCTCGCCGGGCTATGAAAATTGCAGGCGATATTTGTGTGTATACGAATGCCTCTGTTACGGTTGAAACATTAGGTGAGGAGGGTAAATAA
- a CDS encoding glucose/quinate/shikimate family membrane-bound PQQ-dependent dehydrogenase yields MSTQSRSGPWTLITAAIFALCGAILTIGGIMSVSHGGPVYYLFAGVVFLATALLAWLRNQAAQWLFAAFALVTVAWELSIVGLDFWSLVPRSDVVIILGIWLLLPFVSRSTGGTRSSSLPLAGSVGVAALVLLAAAFTDPHDISGTLPNDIVNASPDNPENVPDNEWHAYGRTSAGDRWSPLKQINSTNVQNLKVAWHIHTKDLMGPNDPGESTNEATPIEFDNTLYLCSLHQKLFAIDAATGHVKWTFDPHLQVNPGFQHLTCRGVSFHETPANAVDSSGQPAPTDCAKRIILPVNDGRLVEVNAETGEKCTSFGDNGEVNLREPHQPFTELGVYEPTSPPVVTDKYIIANSAVRDNGSIKQASGATRAFDVYTGKMAWVFDASNPDPNQMPDENHPVFHPNSPNSWIVSAYDKKLNLVYIPMGVGTPDQWGGDRTKESERYAPGVVALNADTGKLAWFYQTVHHDLWDMDVASQPSLVDITQKDGSIVPAIYIPTKTGDVFALDRRTGKTIVDAPETPVPGGAAPGDHTNPTQPMSKLTLRPKDPLSDKDIWGGTIFDQMFCSIYFHSLRYEGPFTPPSLQGTLVFPGDLGMFEWGGLSIDPQRQIAFANPISLPFVSRLVPRGPENPLWPDKNAKASGGEGGLQPNYGIPYAVHLGAFLDPVLLKIGLPVPCRTPPWGMVAGINLRTNKVVWEHRNGTLRDSLRGTAYPIGLPAIKVGIPSLGGPLSTAGNLGFLTSTMDYYIRAYDLTTGKTLWQDRLPAGAQSTPMTYAVNGKQFVVTYAGGHNSFMTKMGDDLIAYTLPN; encoded by the coding sequence ATGAGCACTCAATCTCGGTCCGGGCCCTGGACCCTGATTACCGCCGCAATATTTGCTCTTTGCGGAGCGATATTGACTATTGGCGGGATCATGTCCGTATCTCACGGTGGCCCTGTTTATTACTTATTCGCCGGCGTTGTCTTCTTGGCAACAGCCCTTCTTGCATGGCTTCGCAACCAAGCAGCTCAGTGGCTTTTTGCTGCTTTTGCGCTTGTCACAGTTGCATGGGAACTCTCCATTGTCGGTCTTGACTTCTGGAGCCTCGTCCCTCGTTCTGACGTTGTCATTATTCTTGGTATCTGGCTATTGCTGCCTTTTGTATCGCGCAGCACTGGTGGTACACGTTCTTCCAGCCTACCTCTGGCTGGTTCTGTTGGTGTAGCGGCCCTTGTACTTCTAGCCGCAGCGTTTACAGACCCACACGATATCAGCGGAACCCTACCAAATGACATCGTAAACGCTTCTCCTGACAATCCAGAAAACGTGCCTGACAATGAATGGCATGCCTATGGACGCACAAGTGCAGGTGATCGTTGGTCTCCTCTAAAACAGATCAACTCAACAAACGTTCAGAACCTTAAAGTTGCTTGGCACATCCATACCAAAGACTTGATGGGTCCGAATGATCCTGGTGAATCCACAAACGAAGCAACACCTATTGAGTTTGATAACACTCTTTATCTTTGCTCTCTTCACCAGAAGCTTTTTGCAATTGATGCAGCAACAGGTCACGTCAAATGGACGTTTGACCCTCACCTACAAGTCAACCCTGGCTTCCAGCATTTAACGTGCCGTGGCGTTAGCTTCCATGAGACACCAGCAAATGCTGTTGACAGCAGCGGTCAACCAGCACCAACAGATTGTGCTAAGCGGATCATCCTGCCAGTCAACGATGGTCGTCTTGTTGAAGTAAATGCTGAAACAGGTGAAAAATGCACAAGCTTCGGTGATAATGGTGAAGTTAACCTTCGTGAACCTCATCAACCATTTACTGAGCTCGGTGTTTACGAACCAACCTCTCCTCCAGTTGTCACTGATAAATACATCATTGCCAACAGCGCTGTAAGAGACAACGGTTCGATCAAGCAGGCATCTGGTGCAACTCGCGCTTTCGATGTTTACACAGGCAAAATGGCTTGGGTGTTTGATGCATCTAACCCTGATCCAAATCAGATGCCAGATGAAAACCATCCCGTTTTCCACCCTAACTCACCAAACTCCTGGATCGTATCCGCTTACGACAAGAAGCTAAATCTTGTTTATATTCCAATGGGTGTTGGCACACCTGATCAATGGGGTGGCGACCGTACAAAAGAATCTGAACGTTATGCTCCTGGCGTCGTAGCTCTAAATGCTGATACAGGTAAGCTCGCTTGGTTCTACCAGACAGTTCACCATGACCTTTGGGACATGGACGTTGCTTCACAGCCAAGCCTAGTTGATATTACCCAAAAAGACGGATCTATCGTTCCTGCGATTTACATCCCTACAAAAACAGGCGATGTTTTTGCACTTGACCGTCGTACAGGTAAAACAATCGTAGATGCACCTGAAACACCAGTTCCTGGTGGTGCAGCTCCTGGTGACCACACCAATCCAACCCAGCCAATGTCTAAGCTGACACTTCGTCCGAAAGATCCTCTTTCAGACAAAGACATTTGGGGTGGCACCATCTTTGACCAAATGTTCTGTAGCATCTACTTCCATTCGCTACGGTATGAAGGTCCATTCACACCTCCTTCCCTTCAAGGAACACTCGTTTTCCCTGGAGACCTAGGAATGTTTGAATGGGGTGGCCTATCAATTGACCCACAACGTCAAATTGCATTTGCCAACCCAATCTCCTTGCCTTTCGTTTCTCGTCTTGTTCCTCGTGGGCCAGAAAACCCACTATGGCCAGATAAAAACGCAAAAGCTTCTGGTGGCGAAGGTGGACTACAGCCTAACTACGGTATCCCATATGCTGTTCACCTAGGTGCTTTCCTTGACCCCGTATTGTTGAAAATTGGTCTTCCTGTTCCTTGCCGTACTCCACCTTGGGGAATGGTTGCTGGTATCAATCTGCGCACAAACAAAGTTGTTTGGGAACATCGCAACGGTACTCTACGTGACTCTCTCCGTGGTACGGCTTATCCAATTGGGCTCCCAGCAATTAAAGTTGGTATTCCAAGCCTTGGTGGTCCGCTTTCAACAGCTGGTAACCTTGGGTTCTTGACCTCGACAATGGATTACTACATCCGTGCATATGACCTAACGACAGGGAAAACCCTGTGGCAAGATCGCCTACCTGCAGGTGCGCAATCAACGCCTATGACATATGCCGTTAATGGTAAGCAGTTCGTTGTTACCTATGCTGGTGGTCATAACTCATTCATGACAAAAATGGGCGATGACCTGATCGCTTATACATTGCCAAACTAA
- the rpmI gene encoding 50S ribosomal protein L35: protein MPKMKTKSSVKKRFKITATGKVTCGPGNKRHGLINRPKKMKRTNRGPQTMTEMDAKTVKQWAPYGLS, encoded by the coding sequence ATGCCCAAGATGAAGACCAAGTCATCGGTCAAAAAGCGGTTTAAAATTACCGCTACAGGCAAAGTCACATGTGGACCGGGTAACAAGCGCCACGGCCTTATCAACCGCCCGAAAAAAATGAAGCGTACTAATCGTGGTCCTCAAACCATGACAGAAATGGACGCAAAAACAGTTAAGCAGTGGGCACCCTACGGGCTTTCGTAA
- the hslU gene encoding ATP-dependent protease ATPase subunit HslU, which yields MTIPNFSPRQIVSELDRFIVGQNDAKRAVAVAMRNRWRRAQLSDELREEVVPKNILMIGPTGCGKTEIARRLAKLAQSPFLKVEATKFTEVGYVGRDVDSIVRDLVEVSLNMLREIRRNDVQEKAKDAAENRLVDVLAGEEATADTKAKFRQMLRDGALEEKEIEIQIAPDPQGAGKGSLDIPGIQPGQVISFNDMMSGLMNRSPSSKKLKVSAAREQLIREEADKLLDNEALKRDALEHTQNHGIVFLDEIDKVCATSENGSRTGDVSREGVQRDLLPLIEGTTVNTKYGPLKTDHILFIASGAFHIAKPSDLLPELQGRLPIRVELSGLTQNDLKRILLEPEHSLLKQYVSLMKTEDVVLEFGDDAVDAIAELASDINDRVENIGARRLATVLEKLLEEISFTASDRKGEVVKVTAQDVHDRVAPLAQKGDLSRFIL from the coding sequence ATGACGATCCCTAATTTCTCTCCTCGACAGATTGTTTCAGAGCTTGATCGTTTTATTGTTGGCCAGAATGATGCCAAACGTGCGGTCGCTGTGGCAATGCGTAATCGTTGGCGGAGGGCGCAGCTTTCTGATGAGTTGCGCGAAGAAGTCGTCCCTAAGAATATATTAATGATTGGGCCGACTGGTTGCGGTAAAACAGAGATTGCCCGTCGTTTAGCTAAGCTTGCACAATCTCCATTTTTAAAGGTGGAAGCGACGAAGTTTACAGAAGTTGGCTATGTTGGCCGGGATGTTGATAGCATCGTTCGGGATCTTGTTGAGGTATCACTGAATATGTTGCGTGAGATACGCCGCAACGATGTTCAGGAAAAAGCTAAGGACGCGGCTGAGAATAGACTGGTAGATGTTCTCGCTGGGGAAGAAGCTACGGCTGATACAAAAGCAAAGTTTCGGCAGATGTTGCGCGATGGAGCGTTAGAAGAAAAAGAGATCGAAATCCAGATTGCTCCTGATCCTCAAGGCGCTGGAAAAGGCTCGCTCGATATACCGGGTATTCAACCGGGGCAGGTGATCAGCTTTAATGACATGATGTCTGGTTTAATGAACCGCTCCCCATCGTCAAAGAAGTTGAAAGTGTCTGCTGCGCGTGAACAGCTTATTCGCGAAGAAGCAGATAAGCTTCTTGATAACGAGGCTTTAAAGCGTGACGCGCTGGAACATACCCAAAATCATGGGATCGTGTTTTTAGATGAGATTGATAAAGTCTGCGCTACATCTGAGAACGGGAGCAGGACAGGGGATGTTTCTCGGGAAGGGGTTCAAAGAGATTTACTGCCTCTGATTGAGGGGACAACAGTTAATACGAAATATGGGCCACTTAAAACGGATCATATTTTGTTTATTGCCTCGGGTGCTTTTCACATTGCCAAGCCGTCAGATTTGTTGCCAGAACTACAGGGACGTTTACCGATTAGGGTTGAACTGTCGGGTTTAACTCAAAATGATCTTAAACGAATTCTTCTAGAGCCTGAGCACTCGCTGTTAAAGCAGTATGTGAGCCTCATGAAAACTGAGGATGTGGTGCTGGAGTTTGGTGATGATGCGGTTGATGCTATCGCTGAACTTGCAAGTGATATTAATGATCGTGTTGAAAATATAGGGGCACGACGTCTTGCGACAGTGCTCGAAAAGCTATTAGAGGAAATTTCTTTTACAGCATCTGATCGTAAAGGAGAGGTTGTAAAAGTGACGGCGCAAGATGTTCATGACAGAGTAGCGCCGCTTGCTCAAAAAGGCGATTTGAGTCGATTCATTTTATAG
- a CDS encoding AGE family epimerase/isomerase — translation MFSIDQKLGKEWNNWTSTQALPLWANQGFDSKRFLYYERLNWDGSAVNVEHLRLMVQARQVVTYCRAALDNIYDASENAVRCIDVLERLYYQRDGLPGWIFALAPDGTPSNTTRDLYAHAFILLAYAWAYRLTGNNHYKQTARQTAGEVQHIFGASNKGFHDMAPAQSTIRSQNPHMHLLEAYLALFEVTSEPFYLDQAEKLVELALEHFICKKSDMLLEFFKSDWSSQEEWGENRVEPGHLFEWSWLLEEYRRLTNQNASNDDRIHDAAEKLFLRGYQKGTDKKTGIVFDAMTERGVISERSTRIWPQTELMRLLCQRYNAGSSTQNIDFLQLASKSFFQCYIPEKLSGGWVDRLDQASQPLVDYMPASSLYHIYGAARELIL, via the coding sequence TTGTTTTCGATCGATCAAAAGTTGGGAAAAGAGTGGAATAACTGGACCTCAACACAAGCATTACCTTTATGGGCCAATCAAGGGTTTGATTCTAAACGTTTTCTTTATTATGAGCGTTTAAATTGGGATGGCTCAGCGGTGAATGTAGAGCATTTACGGCTGATGGTGCAGGCACGGCAAGTCGTAACCTATTGTCGTGCTGCGTTAGATAACATTTATGATGCTTCAGAAAATGCCGTTCGCTGCATAGATGTTTTAGAGAGGTTGTACTACCAGCGAGATGGACTTCCCGGGTGGATATTTGCTTTAGCACCGGATGGTACGCCCTCAAACACAACTCGTGATTTATATGCTCATGCTTTTATTTTGCTGGCTTATGCGTGGGCGTATCGCTTAACCGGCAACAATCACTACAAACAAACGGCGCGTCAGACAGCAGGGGAAGTGCAGCATATTTTTGGAGCCTCGAATAAGGGCTTTCATGATATGGCTCCAGCGCAAAGCACTATTCGGAGTCAAAACCCTCATATGCATTTGCTCGAGGCGTATTTGGCCTTGTTTGAAGTGACATCAGAGCCATTTTATTTGGATCAAGCTGAGAAGCTGGTGGAACTCGCCTTAGAACATTTTATTTGTAAAAAATCGGATATGCTCTTGGAGTTTTTTAAGAGTGACTGGTCTTCGCAAGAAGAATGGGGGGAAAACCGTGTTGAGCCGGGCCATCTATTTGAATGGTCATGGTTGCTGGAAGAATATCGCCGACTAACCAATCAAAATGCTTCGAATGATGACCGTATTCATGATGCTGCTGAGAAGCTTTTTTTGAGAGGCTATCAAAAAGGAACGGATAAAAAGACAGGCATTGTATTTGATGCGATGACAGAAAGGGGAGTAATATCGGAGCGTTCAACCCGGATCTGGCCTCAAACCGAGCTGATGCGGTTATTGTGCCAGCGTTATAATGCTGGAAGCAGCACTCAAAATATTGATTTCTTACAGTTGGCGAGTAAATCTTTCTTTCAGTGTTATATTCCTGAAAAGTTGTCTGGTGGATGGGTCGATCGATTGGATCAAGCCTCTCAGCCTTTAGTTGATTATATGCCGGCAAGTTCACTCTATCATATTTATGGTGCTGCGAGAGAGCTGATCTTGTAA
- the rfaE1 gene encoding D-glycero-beta-D-manno-heptose-7-phosphate kinase → MIENFNFGRVVIIGDLLLDCYVTGAVNRISPEAPVPVLLRKQSHAVPGGAANVAMNAAALGCDVCLVGLVGDDVSAATLRKELATVSNLDISGLVTDSNWTTITKTRVLSGRQQIVRIDEEYVAPLSDEIKNKLIKTAHRLIEHADVVVCSDYAKGVLTDDVLEGILTFAKARDIPVIVDPKRKDFSAYSGAWLVTPNRGELALTVGVPLKSDAEIELAAREASRQFGGHVLVTRSEEGMTLFQTDGKVTHSVVRKSEVYDVSGAGDTVVATIASVISAGYDLETAIVIATSAASIVVGKLGTATVSIEELSAALKAESIIQSESEEDKRVVSMSQACALVNEWRHHGARVVFTNGCFDLLHPGHVALLRQAARQGDKLIVGLNSDASVKRLKGEERPLQDEGARAAVMSALRDVDLVVLFEEDTPLEIIKELRPDIIVKGSDYTEDQVVGGDYVKSYGGAVVLVDVLQGRSTTSIVKKMKSPPVRS, encoded by the coding sequence ATGATCGAGAATTTTAACTTTGGCCGAGTGGTGATTATTGGTGATCTGTTATTGGATTGCTATGTAACCGGGGCAGTTAATCGAATTTCCCCTGAGGCACCAGTCCCTGTGTTGTTGCGCAAGCAGAGCCATGCGGTGCCGGGAGGTGCAGCTAACGTTGCTATGAATGCTGCCGCCCTTGGGTGTGATGTCTGTCTTGTTGGTCTTGTTGGAGATGATGTTTCTGCAGCTACGTTAAGAAAAGAGCTGGCTACAGTTTCTAATCTTGATATTTCAGGCTTGGTAACAGATTCAAATTGGACGACGATTACAAAAACCAGAGTTTTGAGTGGCCGCCAGCAGATTGTTCGTATTGACGAAGAATATGTTGCTCCGCTGTCTGATGAGATTAAGAATAAATTAATCAAAACAGCACATCGATTGATAGAGCATGCCGATGTGGTCGTCTGTTCTGATTATGCAAAAGGCGTTCTAACAGACGACGTTTTGGAAGGGATCCTTACCTTTGCCAAGGCAAGGGATATTCCTGTTATTGTAGATCCTAAACGGAAGGACTTTTCTGCGTATAGTGGTGCATGGCTTGTGACACCAAATCGTGGCGAGTTGGCGCTTACCGTTGGTGTCCCGTTAAAGTCAGATGCAGAGATTGAATTGGCTGCGCGGGAAGCATCGCGGCAGTTTGGTGGGCATGTTTTGGTCACTCGCTCAGAAGAGGGGATGACCCTTTTTCAGACGGATGGAAAAGTGACCCATTCTGTTGTGAGGAAATCAGAGGTTTATGATGTCTCCGGTGCAGGGGACACAGTGGTTGCAACAATTGCGAGTGTTATTTCTGCCGGTTATGATTTAGAAACAGCGATTGTGATTGCCACGAGTGCTGCGTCAATTGTTGTTGGAAAACTTGGAACAGCAACGGTGTCTATTGAGGAGCTAAGCGCAGCCTTGAAAGCAGAATCTATTATTCAATCTGAAAGCGAAGAAGACAAACGTGTTGTCTCAATGTCTCAAGCTTGTGCGCTTGTGAATGAATGGCGCCATCACGGAGCACGTGTCGTCTTTACGAATGGATGCTTCGATTTGTTGCATCCCGGGCATGTGGCCTTGTTAAGGCAGGCAGCCCGTCAAGGGGATAAATTAATTGTTGGCTTAAATAGTGATGCCTCGGTCAAGCGTTTAAAAGGTGAGGAAAGGCCATTACAGGATGAAGGCGCACGAGCTGCCGTTATGAGTGCGCTCCGTGATGTAGATCTGGTCGTCTTGTTTGAAGAGGATACGCCTTTAGAAATTATAAAAGAGCTTCGGCCAGATATTATTGTTAAAGGCTCTGATTATACAGAAGATCAGGTTGTTGGCGGTGATTATGTTAAATCTTATGGCGGAGCCGTTGTTTTGGTTGATGTGCTTCAAGGCCGCTCCACAACATCAATCGTAAAAAAAATGAAATCTCCGCCAGTTCGGTCATGA